Proteins encoded together in one Xiphophorus maculatus strain JP 163 A chromosome 13, X_maculatus-5.0-male, whole genome shotgun sequence window:
- the LOC111610520 gene encoding uncharacterized protein LOC111610520 isoform X4: protein MDPGGVQKDMLHHLQFCKSELLNSLEAYLNNKTRLQPIIGLGTIIECVNVTSRVRETLYLCEVCACRLTKADMRNHIMGSHHRFNYIKACHPHSVSKWLGSPDLSKMAWPLMELAKVLEKKEGPGNVQLFEVQDELYQMMVTQSENHAVTLMKTLKQKQAEVESFSETKPLHYPVASQRVVLPARNQWEHPETSDMGDMKLFQVSQQTEQKTPLQNISAPQLERVQMSAEASVVSESGDGFLEDFPRAKPVIGLIRVVEFRSEDGCSCCFLCHCCRIRSSKNDLIDHLTSSSHLVNYLVDGNLS from the exons ATGGATCCAGGTGGGGTTCAAAAAGACATGCTGCACCATCTACAGTTCT GCAAAAGCGAGCTGCTGAACTCTCTGGAAGCGTATCTGAACAACAAAACCAGACTACAACCCATCATAG GCCTGGGCACCATTATAGAGTGTGTGAATGTGACTTCACGGGTCAGAGAGACATTGTACCTGTGTGAGGTGTGTGCATGCAGACTCACCAAAGCTGATATGCGGAACCACATAATGGGGAGTCACCACCGATTCAACTACATT AAAGCCTGTCACCCCCACTCAGTGTCTAAGTGGCTGGGCAGCCCTGACCTGTCTAAGATGGCTTGGCCTTTAATGGAGTTGGCTAAAGTGTTGGAGAAGAAAGAAGGACCAGGAAATGTTCAA TTGTTTGAAGTTCAAGATGAGCTTTACCAGATGATGGTGACACAGAGTGAAAATCatg CAGTGACTCTGATGAAGAccttaaaacaaaagcaggcTGAGGTGGAGAGCTTTTCCGAAACAAAACCTTTGCATTATCCGGTCGCGTCTCAGAGGGTCGTTTTGCCTGCACGCAACCAGTGGGAACATCCAGAGACATCCGACATGGGTGACATGAAATTATTTCAAGTCTCACAACAAACAGAGCAGAAGACACCCTTACAAAACATATCAGCCCCACAGCTGGAAAGGGTCCAGATGTCGGCTGAGGCCTCTGTGGTATCGGAGAGCGGCGACGGGTTTCTGGAGGATTTCCCTAGAGCCAAGCCTGTCATTG GTCTCATCCGTGTGGTTGAGTTTAGAAGTGAAGATGGCTGCTCATGTTGTTTCTTATGCCACTGCTGTCGCATAAGATCCAGCAAAAATGACCTGATTGATCACCTCACCAGCTCCTCCCATCTAGTTAACTACCTGGTAG ATGGAAATTTATCCTGA
- the LOC111610520 gene encoding uncharacterized protein LOC111610520 isoform X3, whose amino-acid sequence MDPGKSELLNSLEAYLNNKTRLQPIIGLGTIIECVNVTSRVRETLYLCEVCACRLTKADMRNHIMGSHHRFNYIKACHPHSVSKWLGSPDLSKMAWPLMELAKVLEKKEGPGNVQLFEVQDELYQMMVTQSENHAVTLMKTLKQKQAEVESFSETKPLHYPVASQRVVLPARNQWEHPETSDMGDMKLFQVSQQTEQKTPLQNISAPQLERVQMSAEASVVSESGDGFLEDFPRAKPVIGLIRVVEFRSEDGCSCCFLCHCCRIRSSKNDLIDHLTSSSHLVNYLMEIYPDQIQALGEVSEDDFQLQSLAAKVEEEEGRGEIKVFLLLQSAGYSVFFFFFCSVENF is encoded by the exons ATGGATCCAG GCAAAAGCGAGCTGCTGAACTCTCTGGAAGCGTATCTGAACAACAAAACCAGACTACAACCCATCATAG GCCTGGGCACCATTATAGAGTGTGTGAATGTGACTTCACGGGTCAGAGAGACATTGTACCTGTGTGAGGTGTGTGCATGCAGACTCACCAAAGCTGATATGCGGAACCACATAATGGGGAGTCACCACCGATTCAACTACATT AAAGCCTGTCACCCCCACTCAGTGTCTAAGTGGCTGGGCAGCCCTGACCTGTCTAAGATGGCTTGGCCTTTAATGGAGTTGGCTAAAGTGTTGGAGAAGAAAGAAGGACCAGGAAATGTTCAA TTGTTTGAAGTTCAAGATGAGCTTTACCAGATGATGGTGACACAGAGTGAAAATCatg CAGTGACTCTGATGAAGAccttaaaacaaaagcaggcTGAGGTGGAGAGCTTTTCCGAAACAAAACCTTTGCATTATCCGGTCGCGTCTCAGAGGGTCGTTTTGCCTGCACGCAACCAGTGGGAACATCCAGAGACATCCGACATGGGTGACATGAAATTATTTCAAGTCTCACAACAAACAGAGCAGAAGACACCCTTACAAAACATATCAGCCCCACAGCTGGAAAGGGTCCAGATGTCGGCTGAGGCCTCTGTGGTATCGGAGAGCGGCGACGGGTTTCTGGAGGATTTCCCTAGAGCCAAGCCTGTCATTG GTCTCATCCGTGTGGTTGAGTTTAGAAGTGAAGATGGCTGCTCATGTTGTTTCTTATGCCACTGCTGTCGCATAAGATCCAGCAAAAATGACCTGATTGATCACCTCACCAGCTCCTCCCATCTAGTTAACTACCTG ATGGAAATTTATCCTGACCAAATACAAGCTTTGGGGGAAGTTAGTGAAGATGACTTCCAGCTTCAGTCACTGGCTGCcaaagtggaggaggaggagggcagaGGAGAGATTAAGGTATTTTTGCTTCTTCAAAGTGCAggttattctgttttttttttttttttttgctctgtcgAAAACTTTTAA
- the LOC111610486 gene encoding uncharacterized protein LOC111610486 isoform X1: MLLKEPSNLPVSGVTQSRNLPKIGLNQLIIVSCQEKQQVYCRVCSVRLRTSTHSTNFTHCWNYVTMTYPGWTANLSKIGDKFKDIVAHLAEIEKSIGSQKPQRIEVKKAFYLKLAALSEREAIEELKTMERRDSSSVAGTLQMSRQEAQSPCEVSSSNDGEDCKAGNPTRDHLQTSARCNKMDPDHVPSSETKDASETVKQDPFMPAIDAQSQSLMGSSRVKVDSILPPERILSKSLSPSQDAPQAGNCRPKVKICKPQTRAEPLQIKRTGLSHKVREAPMHDRPPRGHDELPAPITCFGRKAPGCSNLILFLHARQVDIKQVIGMEFLWECRGICLDTFYLCESCEETVPNSDICLHMTSHNHQLKYMWKRHPEFLKIFWQEEDLPQSLKIYILREVIRRLVERDRFQKIDAKCVILKQKLHQFVRMAQFSEALKIVQNVLNEEEKSTVHLLCSAACQRNDEEITKSTVLEKMSNVGTSDVITKMDFSPVDLNCSSSKTDLVGSCVLNRRADLAKDAKPDLFQKPVLTSALAFPQSSGQKLLPEETSCTAVRTKLHVSVSGPLKKRSAVKTLHKTSSPSTDPLPAKRTLFMQKMKSEPTSPNSVSSPVNLPAGPSLLGIKDEDSGPKQLKSTVDQDLFSKPTSHLKRITPKLIKDNITTINSCATSAPAMPQTSWDAKIDDSGSVSYNWDSKCHLIEAPWRKNPPTNSLEGTKMVTSDLGCKNELVTIGLDSAPKIVSSFENPQRSVADNVTEDEPITALAPTADLFKLQDQQFFSVQNICRNESRLPFGCAATNPDSEQVPEPKCDPEPDRTVIGSSLFSTTGADQPDPIKHMFQCSYTEQAHPDINKKNQISFHVDPPLRPACTVAASGDCDPHVQAACGQMGNSGYPSYQAAAGQKRADASFRTESSHQPFIYSSLIYPQQMVNPFSLSPFSYHLTSQLPPGTGSFNTLYYPWPARMGM, translated from the exons ATGCTACTGAAAGAGCCCTCCAACCTTCCTGTAAGCGGAGTGACGCAAAGCAGAAACCTTCCTAAAATCG GATTAAATCAGCTGATTATTGTGTCATGTCAAGAAAAACAGCAAGTCTATTGTCGGGTTTGTTCAGTCAGGCTGAGAACATCCACTCACTCCACCAACTTCACTCACTGCTGGAACTATGTG aCAATGACGTATCCTGGATGGACTGCAAATTTATCAAAGATTGGGGACAAATTCAAAGACATTGTGGCCCATTTAGCTGAGATTGAGAAAAGCATAGGATCACAGAAGCCACAG agAATAGAGGTGAAGAAGGCGTTCTACCTAAAGCTTGCTGCTCTTTCAGAAAGAGAAG CTATTGAGGAACTAAAAACAATGGAGCGACGAGACTCATCTTCTGTAGCTGGAACTCTGCAAATGTCCCGACAGGAAGCTCAAAGCCCATGTGAAGTTTCAAGCTCAAATGATG GTGAAGATTGTAAAGCTGGTAATCCAACTCGGGACCATCTCCAGACATCTGCACGTTGCAACAAAATGGATCCAGATCATGTTCCAAGCAGCGAAACTAAAGATGCTTCTg aaactgttaAACAGGATCCATTTATGCCAGCCATTGATGCTCAGTCTCAAAGTCTCATGGGTAGTTCCA GAGTGAAAGTGGACTCCATTTTACCTCCAGAAAGAATACTTTCAAAGAGTCTGTCACCATCACAAGATGCACCACAAGCTGGTAATTGTCGACCAAAAGTCAAAATCTGCAAGCCCCAGACAAGAGCAGAGCCGCTTCAAATAAAAAGGACTGGACTGAGCCACAAAGTGAGAGAAGCTCCAATGCATGACAGGCCACCAAGAGGACATGATGAATTACCAGCACCCATAACTTGCTTTG GGAGAAAAGCTCCAGGCTGCAGTAATTTGATCCTTTTCTTGCATGCAAGACAAGTGGACATTAAACAGGTTATTG GTATGGAGTTTTTGTGGGAGTGCAGAGGGATTTGTCTGGACACTTTCTATCTGTGTGAAAGCTGTGAGGAAACCGTCCCAAACAGTGACATCTGTCTACATATGACCAGTCACAATCACCAACTCAAATACATG TGGAAAAGGCACCCCGAGTTTCTGAAGATATTCTGGCAGGAGGAAGACTTGCCTCAATCCTTGAAAATCTACATTTTGCGAGAAGTTATCAGGAGGCTGGTAGAACGTGACCGTTTCCAAAAAATCGACGCAAAG tgtGTAATACTTAAACAAAAATTGCATCAGTTTGTCAGGATGGCTCAATTCAGTGAAG ctttaaaaattGTGCAGAACGTCCTTAATGAAGAAGAGAAATCAACCGTCCATCTGCTGTGCAGTGCTGCATGCCAGCGGA atgatgaagaaattacaaaaagcacagttttagaaaaaatgtccaATGTTGGAACATCAGATGTAATAACAAAAATGGACTTCAGTCCTGTGGATTTGAACTGCTCTTCATCAAAAACTGATTTGGTGGGCTCTTGTGTCCTTAATCGAAGAGCAGATTTAGCTAAAGATGCCAAACCTGATCTTTTTCAAAAGCCAGTGTTAACATCAGCTCTTGCTTTTCCTCAAAGCTCTGGTCAGAAACTACTTCCAGAAGAAACATCTTGCACAGCTGTCAGAACAAAACTGCACGTGTCGGTCAGTGGCCCACTTAAAAAAAGATCAGCCGTTAAAACCCTGCACAAAACCAGCAGCCCATCGACAGACCCTCTGCCAGCTAAACGTACACTCTTCATGCAGAAGATGAAGAGTGAGCCCACTTCTCCAAATTCAGTGTCTTCTCCAGTCAACCTTCCTGCAGGCCCTTCTTTACTTGGTATCAAAGATGAAGACTCTGGACCCAAGCAACTTAAATCCACCGTGGATCAGGATTTGTTTTCAAAACCAACTTCTCATTTGAAACGGATCACCCCCAAGTTGATTAAGGATAATATTACAACCATTAACTCCTGTGCAACCAGTGCTCCGGCGATGCCTCAAACTAGTTGGGATGCAAAAATTGATGACTCTGGAAGTGTGTCGTACAACTGGGACTCAAAGTGTCACCTGATTGAAGCTCCTTGGAGGAAGAATCCACCCACCAACTCGTTAGAAGGGACTAAGATGGTGACATCTGATTTGGGGTGTAAGAATGAACTTGTCACCATAGGTCTCGACTCTGCTCCTAAAATCGTCTCGTCCTTTGAAAACCCACAGAGGAGCGTTGCAGATAATGTGACTGAAGACGAGCCTATTACTGCTCTAGCTCCTACTGCTGACCTCTTTAAACTACAGGATCAGCAATTCTTCAGCGTTCAAAACATCTGTAGAAATGAGAGTAGACTTCCATTTGGTTGTGCCGCTACCAACCCTGACTCAGAACAAGTACCGGAGCCAAAATGTGACCCAGAACCTGACAGGACTGTGATTGGTTCATCGCTCTTTAGCACTACTGGAGCTGACCAGCCAGACCCCATAAAGCACATGTTTCAGTGCAGCTACACTGAACAGGCTCACCCTGACATTAACAAAAAGAATCAAATCAGCTTCCACGTTGATCCACCACTAAGACCCGCTTGCACTGTGGCAGCTTCAGGAGACTGTGATCCACATGTCCAAGCTGCCTGCGGCCAAATGGGGAATTCAGGTTATCCTTCTTATCAGGCTGCTGCTGGTCAAAAACGGGCGGATGCTTCATTTAGAACTGAAAGCTCACATCAACCGTTCATCTATTCAAGCTTGATCTACCCACAGCAGATGGTGAACCCCTTCAGTCTTTCTCCTTTCAGTTATCATTTAACATCCCAACTACCTCCAGGGACGGGGTCTTTCAACACGCTCTATTACCCATGGCCGGCAAGGATGGGAATGTGA
- the LOC111610486 gene encoding uncharacterized protein LOC111610486 isoform X3, with product MLLKEPSNLPVSGVTQSRNLPKIGLNQLIIVSCQEKQQVYCRVCSVRLRTSTHSTNFTHCWNYVTMTYPGWTANLSKIGDKFKDIVAHLAEIEKSIGSQKPQRIEVKKAFYLKLAALSEREAIEELKTMERRDSSSVAGTLQMSRQEAQSPCEVSSSNDGEDCKAGNPTRDHLQTSARCNKMDPDHVPSSETKDASETVKQDPFMPAIDAQSQSLMGSSRVKVDSILPPERILSKSLSPSQDAPQAGNCRPKVKICKPQTRAEPLQIKRTGLSHKVREAPMHDRPPRGHDELPAPITCFGRKAPGCSNLILFLHARQVDIKQVIGMEFLWECRGICLDTFYLCESCEETVPNSDICLHMTSHNHQLKYMWKRHPEFLKIFWQEEDLPQSLKIYILREVIRRLVERDRFQKIDAKCVILKQKLHQFVRMAQFSEERP from the exons ATGCTACTGAAAGAGCCCTCCAACCTTCCTGTAAGCGGAGTGACGCAAAGCAGAAACCTTCCTAAAATCG GATTAAATCAGCTGATTATTGTGTCATGTCAAGAAAAACAGCAAGTCTATTGTCGGGTTTGTTCAGTCAGGCTGAGAACATCCACTCACTCCACCAACTTCACTCACTGCTGGAACTATGTG aCAATGACGTATCCTGGATGGACTGCAAATTTATCAAAGATTGGGGACAAATTCAAAGACATTGTGGCCCATTTAGCTGAGATTGAGAAAAGCATAGGATCACAGAAGCCACAG agAATAGAGGTGAAGAAGGCGTTCTACCTAAAGCTTGCTGCTCTTTCAGAAAGAGAAG CTATTGAGGAACTAAAAACAATGGAGCGACGAGACTCATCTTCTGTAGCTGGAACTCTGCAAATGTCCCGACAGGAAGCTCAAAGCCCATGTGAAGTTTCAAGCTCAAATGATG GTGAAGATTGTAAAGCTGGTAATCCAACTCGGGACCATCTCCAGACATCTGCACGTTGCAACAAAATGGATCCAGATCATGTTCCAAGCAGCGAAACTAAAGATGCTTCTg aaactgttaAACAGGATCCATTTATGCCAGCCATTGATGCTCAGTCTCAAAGTCTCATGGGTAGTTCCA GAGTGAAAGTGGACTCCATTTTACCTCCAGAAAGAATACTTTCAAAGAGTCTGTCACCATCACAAGATGCACCACAAGCTGGTAATTGTCGACCAAAAGTCAAAATCTGCAAGCCCCAGACAAGAGCAGAGCCGCTTCAAATAAAAAGGACTGGACTGAGCCACAAAGTGAGAGAAGCTCCAATGCATGACAGGCCACCAAGAGGACATGATGAATTACCAGCACCCATAACTTGCTTTG GGAGAAAAGCTCCAGGCTGCAGTAATTTGATCCTTTTCTTGCATGCAAGACAAGTGGACATTAAACAGGTTATTG GTATGGAGTTTTTGTGGGAGTGCAGAGGGATTTGTCTGGACACTTTCTATCTGTGTGAAAGCTGTGAGGAAACCGTCCCAAACAGTGACATCTGTCTACATATGACCAGTCACAATCACCAACTCAAATACATG TGGAAAAGGCACCCCGAGTTTCTGAAGATATTCTGGCAGGAGGAAGACTTGCCTCAATCCTTGAAAATCTACATTTTGCGAGAAGTTATCAGGAGGCTGGTAGAACGTGACCGTTTCCAAAAAATCGACGCAAAG tgtGTAATACTTAAACAAAAATTGCATCAGTTTGTCAGGATGGCTCAATTCAGTGAAG AACGTCCTTAA
- the LOC111610520 gene encoding uncharacterized protein LOC111610520 isoform X2 codes for MDPGGVQKDMLHHLQFCKSELLNSLEAYLNNKTRLQPIIGLGTIIECVNVTSRVRETLYLCEVCACRLTKADMRNHIMGSHHRFNYIKACHPHSVSKWLGSPDLSKMAWPLMELAKVLEKKEGPGNVQLFEVQDELYQMMVTQSENHAVTLMKTLKQKQAEVESFSETKPLHYPVASQRVVLPARNQWEHPETSDMGDMKLFQVSQQTEQKTPLQNISAPQLERVQMSAEASVVSESGDGFLEDFPRAKPVIGLIRVVEFRSEDGCSCCFLCHCCRIRSSKNDLIDHLTSSSHLVNYLMEIYPDQIQALGEVSEDDFQLQSLAAKVEEEEGRGEIKIVNVPESICSQLTGKSYHWCK; via the exons ATGGATCCAGGTGGGGTTCAAAAAGACATGCTGCACCATCTACAGTTCT GCAAAAGCGAGCTGCTGAACTCTCTGGAAGCGTATCTGAACAACAAAACCAGACTACAACCCATCATAG GCCTGGGCACCATTATAGAGTGTGTGAATGTGACTTCACGGGTCAGAGAGACATTGTACCTGTGTGAGGTGTGTGCATGCAGACTCACCAAAGCTGATATGCGGAACCACATAATGGGGAGTCACCACCGATTCAACTACATT AAAGCCTGTCACCCCCACTCAGTGTCTAAGTGGCTGGGCAGCCCTGACCTGTCTAAGATGGCTTGGCCTTTAATGGAGTTGGCTAAAGTGTTGGAGAAGAAAGAAGGACCAGGAAATGTTCAA TTGTTTGAAGTTCAAGATGAGCTTTACCAGATGATGGTGACACAGAGTGAAAATCatg CAGTGACTCTGATGAAGAccttaaaacaaaagcaggcTGAGGTGGAGAGCTTTTCCGAAACAAAACCTTTGCATTATCCGGTCGCGTCTCAGAGGGTCGTTTTGCCTGCACGCAACCAGTGGGAACATCCAGAGACATCCGACATGGGTGACATGAAATTATTTCAAGTCTCACAACAAACAGAGCAGAAGACACCCTTACAAAACATATCAGCCCCACAGCTGGAAAGGGTCCAGATGTCGGCTGAGGCCTCTGTGGTATCGGAGAGCGGCGACGGGTTTCTGGAGGATTTCCCTAGAGCCAAGCCTGTCATTG GTCTCATCCGTGTGGTTGAGTTTAGAAGTGAAGATGGCTGCTCATGTTGTTTCTTATGCCACTGCTGTCGCATAAGATCCAGCAAAAATGACCTGATTGATCACCTCACCAGCTCCTCCCATCTAGTTAACTACCTG ATGGAAATTTATCCTGACCAAATACAAGCTTTGGGGGAAGTTAGTGAAGATGACTTCCAGCTTCAGTCACTGGCTGCcaaagtggaggaggaggagggcagaGGAGAGATTAAG ATAGTAAATGTACCAGAGTCCATCTGTAGTCAACTCACTGGCAAAAGTTACCACTGGTGTAAGTAA
- the LOC111610520 gene encoding uncharacterized protein LOC111610520 isoform X1, producing MDPGGVQKDMLHHLQFCKSELLNSLEAYLNNKTRLQPIIGLGTIIECVNVTSRVRETLYLCEVCACRLTKADMRNHIMGSHHRFNYIKACHPHSVSKWLGSPDLSKMAWPLMELAKVLEKKEGPGNVQLFEVQDELYQMMVTQSENHAVTLMKTLKQKQAEVESFSETKPLHYPVASQRVVLPARNQWEHPETSDMGDMKLFQVSQQTEQKTPLQNISAPQLERVQMSAEASVVSESGDGFLEDFPRAKPVIGLIRVVEFRSEDGCSCCFLCHCCRIRSSKNDLIDHLTSSSHLVNYLMEIYPDQIQALGEVSEDDFQLQSLAAKVEEEEGRGEIKVFLLLQSAGYSVFFFFFCSVENF from the exons ATGGATCCAGGTGGGGTTCAAAAAGACATGCTGCACCATCTACAGTTCT GCAAAAGCGAGCTGCTGAACTCTCTGGAAGCGTATCTGAACAACAAAACCAGACTACAACCCATCATAG GCCTGGGCACCATTATAGAGTGTGTGAATGTGACTTCACGGGTCAGAGAGACATTGTACCTGTGTGAGGTGTGTGCATGCAGACTCACCAAAGCTGATATGCGGAACCACATAATGGGGAGTCACCACCGATTCAACTACATT AAAGCCTGTCACCCCCACTCAGTGTCTAAGTGGCTGGGCAGCCCTGACCTGTCTAAGATGGCTTGGCCTTTAATGGAGTTGGCTAAAGTGTTGGAGAAGAAAGAAGGACCAGGAAATGTTCAA TTGTTTGAAGTTCAAGATGAGCTTTACCAGATGATGGTGACACAGAGTGAAAATCatg CAGTGACTCTGATGAAGAccttaaaacaaaagcaggcTGAGGTGGAGAGCTTTTCCGAAACAAAACCTTTGCATTATCCGGTCGCGTCTCAGAGGGTCGTTTTGCCTGCACGCAACCAGTGGGAACATCCAGAGACATCCGACATGGGTGACATGAAATTATTTCAAGTCTCACAACAAACAGAGCAGAAGACACCCTTACAAAACATATCAGCCCCACAGCTGGAAAGGGTCCAGATGTCGGCTGAGGCCTCTGTGGTATCGGAGAGCGGCGACGGGTTTCTGGAGGATTTCCCTAGAGCCAAGCCTGTCATTG GTCTCATCCGTGTGGTTGAGTTTAGAAGTGAAGATGGCTGCTCATGTTGTTTCTTATGCCACTGCTGTCGCATAAGATCCAGCAAAAATGACCTGATTGATCACCTCACCAGCTCCTCCCATCTAGTTAACTACCTG ATGGAAATTTATCCTGACCAAATACAAGCTTTGGGGGAAGTTAGTGAAGATGACTTCCAGCTTCAGTCACTGGCTGCcaaagtggaggaggaggagggcagaGGAGAGATTAAGGTATTTTTGCTTCTTCAAAGTGCAggttattctgttttttttttttttttttgctctgtcgAAAACTTTTAA
- the LOC111610486 gene encoding uncharacterized protein LOC111610486 isoform X2 — MSNVGTSDVITKMDFSPVDLNCSSSKTDLVGSCVLNRRADLAKDAKPDLFQKPVLTSALAFPQSSGQKLLPEETSCTAVRTKLHVSVSGPLKKRSAVKTLHKTSSPSTDPLPAKRTLFMQKMKSEPTSPNSVSSPVNLPAGPSLLGIKDEDSGPKQLKSTVDQDLFSKPTSHLKRITPKLIKDNITTINSCATSAPAMPQTSWDAKIDDSGSVSYNWDSKCHLIEAPWRKNPPTNSLEGTKMVTSDLGCKNELVTIGLDSAPKIVSSFENPQRSVADNVTEDEPITALAPTADLFKLQDQQFFSVQNICRNESRLPFGCAATNPDSEQVPEPKCDPEPDRTVIGSSLFSTTGADQPDPIKHMFQCSYTEQAHPDINKKNQISFHVDPPLRPACTVAASGDCDPHVQAACGQMGNSGYPSYQAAAGQKRADASFRTESSHQPFIYSSLIYPQQMVNPFSLSPFSYHLTSQLPPGTGSFNTLYYPWPARMGM, encoded by the coding sequence atgtccaATGTTGGAACATCAGATGTAATAACAAAAATGGACTTCAGTCCTGTGGATTTGAACTGCTCTTCATCAAAAACTGATTTGGTGGGCTCTTGTGTCCTTAATCGAAGAGCAGATTTAGCTAAAGATGCCAAACCTGATCTTTTTCAAAAGCCAGTGTTAACATCAGCTCTTGCTTTTCCTCAAAGCTCTGGTCAGAAACTACTTCCAGAAGAAACATCTTGCACAGCTGTCAGAACAAAACTGCACGTGTCGGTCAGTGGCCCACTTAAAAAAAGATCAGCCGTTAAAACCCTGCACAAAACCAGCAGCCCATCGACAGACCCTCTGCCAGCTAAACGTACACTCTTCATGCAGAAGATGAAGAGTGAGCCCACTTCTCCAAATTCAGTGTCTTCTCCAGTCAACCTTCCTGCAGGCCCTTCTTTACTTGGTATCAAAGATGAAGACTCTGGACCCAAGCAACTTAAATCCACCGTGGATCAGGATTTGTTTTCAAAACCAACTTCTCATTTGAAACGGATCACCCCCAAGTTGATTAAGGATAATATTACAACCATTAACTCCTGTGCAACCAGTGCTCCGGCGATGCCTCAAACTAGTTGGGATGCAAAAATTGATGACTCTGGAAGTGTGTCGTACAACTGGGACTCAAAGTGTCACCTGATTGAAGCTCCTTGGAGGAAGAATCCACCCACCAACTCGTTAGAAGGGACTAAGATGGTGACATCTGATTTGGGGTGTAAGAATGAACTTGTCACCATAGGTCTCGACTCTGCTCCTAAAATCGTCTCGTCCTTTGAAAACCCACAGAGGAGCGTTGCAGATAATGTGACTGAAGACGAGCCTATTACTGCTCTAGCTCCTACTGCTGACCTCTTTAAACTACAGGATCAGCAATTCTTCAGCGTTCAAAACATCTGTAGAAATGAGAGTAGACTTCCATTTGGTTGTGCCGCTACCAACCCTGACTCAGAACAAGTACCGGAGCCAAAATGTGACCCAGAACCTGACAGGACTGTGATTGGTTCATCGCTCTTTAGCACTACTGGAGCTGACCAGCCAGACCCCATAAAGCACATGTTTCAGTGCAGCTACACTGAACAGGCTCACCCTGACATTAACAAAAAGAATCAAATCAGCTTCCACGTTGATCCACCACTAAGACCCGCTTGCACTGTGGCAGCTTCAGGAGACTGTGATCCACATGTCCAAGCTGCCTGCGGCCAAATGGGGAATTCAGGTTATCCTTCTTATCAGGCTGCTGCTGGTCAAAAACGGGCGGATGCTTCATTTAGAACTGAAAGCTCACATCAACCGTTCATCTATTCAAGCTTGATCTACCCACAGCAGATGGTGAACCCCTTCAGTCTTTCTCCTTTCAGTTATCATTTAACATCCCAACTACCTCCAGGGACGGGGTCTTTCAACACGCTCTATTACCCATGGCCGGCAAGGATGGGAATGTGA